A stretch of DNA from Heptranchias perlo isolate sHepPer1 unplaced genomic scaffold, sHepPer1.hap1 HAP1_SCAFFOLD_64, whole genome shotgun sequence:
ACCGACTAAGAACTTGTGCTGATAACTTTAATCCCCGTTTCttcctttaaaaatattcaagcgggtgatcaacgagttccccatgttttgtcaataaattactttttaattTTGACGAGTTTTAAACTCTTGTTTCCAAGCACCTCGTTACAAATAACACGCTGGGGCTTTCGATCTTGGTTTGCGTTTGCACAATTGAtgaaaccacatttcaaaaaagcctcACTGTACTGCTTCATCCTCGATGTGGTTGGTGGTTCAGAGGTGGTTCAGACCCGGTCGATATGGCAGAAGAGCGTCCATCATTAAttgaactttctgttgcagaAGATCTTCTTTCTCTTCTTACAAAACGATTAATTTTGGGGAAATAAAGTTTGATGATTAAGCCGCCCCCGACTTCTTTCCCCTTGATACTGGACTTACACCAGCACCACAAACCGTGGCTTGGAGGCGAGGAAGAGCGTGTCCTTGCAGTTGCTCGGAAAAAGTAATCATAACTGAAAGTGTATTCCACCAGAAAAAGGCcatcgctccacagaatgaaatgactgcctgccatcttcctaacggaaattacctgtgaaatgattgcctgccatctgcccaacgaaaattacctgtgaaatgacagcctgccatctgcctaaccggatattacctgtgaaatgattgcctGCTATTTGCCCAACGGAAACTACCGAATACAGAGGTGAAAGTAAAtttcagtccaacattcaaccaatcaattTCACGCAATCACAATTTTTGACGACAAGACTGCATGTGACATATCATCTACttatgaaataaatgtttgcccttttcttatttgatgtccagttttgattcattttattttcctgggtttgtattgtgaccggacccatttaatggcagtgagctgatattgtcaatcgggctcagcattctctggcgAGCAGCTACCGGCCTTATAATCTCCGCTGATAACCTGATATCTGAagaatttcctttccatgtttCATTATATTTATACTTTTCTATTTAGGTTAAAACGAGGGGGCACAAtgttaaaaacaaagcaatttgGCAACATACAGGTCTCCCCAGTAAACGCAAGAGCACGCAGAATGAATCTCAATGGAACAAACCTCTTCTCTttcactcccactggaaaaaatccgaaaagaccaaaccctttcccattccctCCCATTGCATAGAATCCCAAAGAGAAAAAACTCCTTCTCATTCCAAACCATtatagagagtgcggtgcccagaactgaacacagtactctaaatgaggACTaaacagagctctgtataactgtgatataacttccactcctttttatttccgttcccttgagataaagatcaaaatttcaTCTCCAATTTAACTTCTTTTTAGTGATTTAGTAATCACTGTTGGTGATTTATGTACTTGGATCCCCAGATGCCTCGATTCCCCgagagtgcaaaaatctatcgatctcagcttttaatatattcaacgactgagcatccacagccctctggggttgagaattccaaagattcacaacactttcagtgaagaaattctccctaatttcgatcctaaatggccggcccattatcttgagactatgacctctagttcttgatTCTCcagcaggggaatcagcctctcctcacctaccctgtcaaaccgcctaagaattttatacgtttcaatgcgatcaccgaccattcttctaatctccagcgAATATAAGCCAATATTACACAATATTTCAACatagtacaattgcagcaagacctccttactctaatattccaacacccttgcaataaaggctgacatatcatttgccttcctcactctcattggacccttggtaaCTCACCATTCCCAGTATGTTTTTCCTCTGCTCCTTCgatagggaaaagaaatgaacattgaaaacattttaaaataattacagcggtttatattttggaaacaatatccagctgaactgcatcaaattcgatgaCAAACTTTTAGTTTCAAAAGGAAGTGAATTAATAAGAATAattaattgcgatggccgggaatcgaacccgggtcaactgcttggaaagcagctatgctcaccactataccaccatcgctgacatAAAACAGTTCCTAAACATTAGACCCtaaacagacactgcaggcttttGGATTTTGTCCTTCATtgaaactggtttctgacggatcctgtctcgctctgttgcagttcccgtttccgcccagtagatgtcgccaacccccaatcaatggaaattacagaacagccagtaattcttcaccttttctcggactgaagagacagccGATACCTGCAATAATTGACCAGTTGGAAATACATTTTGCCGCAGCTCatatcagccattgagtaaagttaaatagttacattaaatcattacagagaccggACGACCAGCTGGGCACgagtggcagcttaatattcaagcctGTAAGGTCTtttgaaaggacagggaaatagggaatgaAGGCAGagtagcaatattactaaaggacaatattacagcagttgaaagatacaatatcagtgagggtgagcgggcagtgtaaacactctgagagagacccatcacaagtggccccactgtactcctccagaaggtaaaaGAAGGGCGAGTGGGGGAGGATTTCTTAATTTTTTGTGAAagtattgtggaaatgtctggaagaggaaaaaccggcggtaaagctcggtccaaggccaagtctcgcacatcccgggccggactgcagttccctgtgggccgtgttcacaggctcctgcgaaaggggaactacgctgaacgtgtgggtgccggagctccggtctatctggctgctttgTTCGagcatctgacggctgaaatcctcgaactggccggcaacgcggcccgggacaacaaaaagacccgcatcatccccagacagctGCAgatggccatccgcaacgacgaggagctcaacaagctgatgggactggtgaccatcgctcagggcggggtgctgcctaaaaTCCAGGCCGTGCTGTTGCCGAAGAAAAGCGCTGTGAGCATCAAAAAGAAGTGAAGCGTCCAAAATTTAATCTAATAACAGGACAAGGTCAGGACCAATCTTATTAAATCCTTTgactatgatggagctgtataaaacactggttaggccacagctggagtactgtgtgcagttctggtcgccacactacaggaaggatgtgatcgctttggagagggtgcagaggagattcaccaggatgttaacagggctggagcgcttcagctatgaagagagactgggaagattgggtttgttttccttggagcagaggaggctgaggggggacatgattgaggtgtacaaaattatgaggggcacagataggatggatactaaggagctttttcccttcgttgagggttctataacaaggggacatagattcaaggtaaaaggctggaggtttagaggggatttgagaaagaactttttcacccagagggtggttggagtctggaactcactgcctgaaaggattgtggaggcaggaaccctcacaacattcaagaagcatttggatgagcacttgaaatgccatagcatacaaggctacggaccaaatgctggaatatgggattagagtagacagggctgatggccggcgcggacacgatgggccgaagggcctctatccgtgctgtataactctataactcaaTAACTCTATAACTAATTAACAGTAAGAGTAAATAAGGGTAACCTggtagatgtaatacatttggattttcagatagCCTtatataaggtaccgcattgtagaatcATGCAAAGTTCAGtgtacgtggagtcaggggacaggtaccggaatggatagcaagctggcgacaaaacagaaaacagagaataggggttacgGTTAGCTGCTTAgagtggcaaaaagtgggaagtggtttcacacagggatcagtgctgggaccacggctgttcacaattaacattaacgatttggattcgggaatcagaagtacaatttcaaaatttgacgatgataccaaattggggggtacagttaatacaagggaagaatgtgtcaaattgcaagaggacattaataaacttgcagaatgaagaataaggagctcacatattgtttggataataagtctaaacaggatagaggagcaatgggatcgagagctacagatacacaaattactaaaagtggcAACTGAAAGTAGCTTCGCCAGCGTTACCGTCTGACAACGACACTCGCTCTCAACCTGTGAAAAGataatgaccatgaactgggactgaagccgaacacatccccagttacagtgcggcccggcccggacatctccttctccctgttttatatcagatagtatcccaccttcatgtccagcactggagagagagaaacagtatcagtcttacactccTATCAGTGTCTAAATCACGCACAATAGCAATATCCACCTTCATATTCAGcaccagcgagagagagggaggcagacacggtgagagagacagagagcggtgagacacagtgacagacagacgtaaacagtattagttccagactgaccggtaaagtTCCGTTTTAtgcagaaagatcgcgttggagagacagaagatgcaatctcatctctcactgatattatacaagggacagacacactattaatcccacactcagggacagtgcagagtgacaaaaacaatgggccacattGAACCCTCTTTTGCCTGTTGTACCATCTGAAGTTTTGCAGCTCaaggctgttcgatattactcttaGTGACCGAGaatttcactccggttaaattaatctgggtctgttgctgtcagatattaatcctacacggtctcAGCAAATACAccaactcccactttcctcccatgtttctccaagattggtttgagaaatcctccctccagtttcggagtcacacgTTTATTTATCAGTAGAGGGGCCAAAATTGAACTGGATCCTTTGGCTTATtccacagccgcccactttatctatgaaaggctctttaccatcaaaagatattGACaggaacagcagggatggaaacatctcgtttaatagttagagattgtaaagtcagtctggattccagcgttatgcactggtggaatcccatctgtttcccattctggggc
This window harbors:
- the LOC137318006 gene encoding histone H2A-like, producing the protein MSGRGKTGGKARSKAKSRTSRAGLQFPVGRVHRLLRKGNYAERVGAGAPVYLAALFEHLTAEILELAGNAARDNKKTRIIPRQLQMAIRNDEELNKLMGLVTIAQGGVLPKIQAVLLPKKSAVSIKKK